Proteins encoded by one window of Vibrio algicola:
- a CDS encoding cytochrome c1: MKKWIVGAFALILSALLPLSVMAAGGNVHLDKANNDLTDQASLQRGAQTFMSYCSGCHSTQYQRYQRVATDLGIPEDLMKENLMFDPNAKIGDLMTNSIPEDAAAKWFGAPPPDLTLVARVRGVDWLYTYLRSFYADPNRPFGVNNITFPNVGMPHVLEGLQGIPEPVYATHTVDGKEHKVVESTRVDKMGELTTKEYDQTVRDLVNFLEYSGDPVKLERHALGWWVMAFLALFTIIVILLKKEYWRDVH; encoded by the coding sequence ATGAAAAAGTGGATTGTAGGGGCTTTTGCTCTAATTTTATCTGCCTTGTTACCATTATCGGTAATGGCAGCGGGTGGCAATGTTCATCTTGATAAAGCCAATAATGACTTAACCGATCAAGCTTCGTTGCAACGTGGTGCGCAAACCTTTATGAGTTACTGTTCGGGTTGTCACTCGACTCAGTACCAGCGTTATCAACGCGTGGCGACAGATTTAGGTATTCCTGAAGATTTAATGAAGGAAAACCTCATGTTTGATCCTAATGCAAAAATTGGCGATCTGATGACCAATTCGATCCCAGAAGATGCGGCTGCTAAATGGTTTGGTGCGCCGCCACCGGATCTCACTTTAGTGGCGCGAGTGCGTGGTGTTGATTGGTTATATACTTATTTACGCTCGTTTTACGCTGATCCTAATCGTCCATTTGGGGTGAATAATATCACCTTCCCTAATGTCGGGATGCCGCATGTGTTAGAAGGCTTGCAAGGGATCCCTGAGCCGGTTTATGCGACCCATACCGTTGATGGTAAAGAGCATAAAGTGGTTGAGTCTACCCGAGTGGATAAAATGGGCGAATTGACAACGAAAGAGTACGATCAAACGGTACGCGATTTAGTGAACTTTTTAGAGTACTCGGGCGATCCGGTTAAATTGGAGCGTCACGCACTGGGTTGGTGGGTTATGGCCTTTTTAGCCTTGTTTACTATTATTGTCATATTACTGAAGAAAGAGTACTGGCGTGATGTGCATTAA
- the petA gene encoding ubiquinol-cytochrome c reductase iron-sulfur subunit codes for MSNAPINNGRRRFLTATTAVVGGIGAVAVAVPFIKSWNPSERAKAAGAPVEVDIGKLEEGQLVRVEWRGKPVWVVRRSKATLDELNSLNDKLRDPSSEQEQQPEYAHNAYRSIKPEYFVAVGICTHLGCSPTYLPDSFSEQVQGVSSGFFCPCHGSKFDLAGRVFQGVPAPLNLVVPEHGYLTDTRIIIGEAVDAGNQKGDA; via the coding sequence ATGAGCAATGCGCCTATTAATAATGGCCGTCGGCGCTTTTTGACTGCCACAACAGCAGTTGTTGGTGGGATTGGAGCGGTGGCAGTAGCGGTGCCTTTTATTAAATCTTGGAACCCAAGTGAAAGAGCAAAAGCTGCTGGTGCCCCTGTCGAAGTGGATATCGGCAAACTAGAAGAAGGACAACTCGTTAGAGTAGAATGGCGAGGCAAACCTGTATGGGTAGTGCGCCGTTCTAAAGCAACGTTAGATGAATTGAATTCACTTAACGATAAACTGCGCGATCCAAGTTCGGAACAAGAACAGCAACCTGAATATGCGCATAACGCTTATCGCTCCATTAAACCTGAATATTTTGTTGCTGTTGGGATCTGTACTCACCTTGGTTGTTCACCCACTTATTTACCTGACTCTTTCAGTGAACAAGTCCAAGGCGTTTCATCTGGTTTCTTTTGCCCATGTCATGGCTCAAAATTTGATTTGGCCGGACGGGTATTCCAAGGCGTTCCAGCACCACTAAATTTAGTGGTGCCAGAGCATGGATACCTGACTGATACTCGCATCATTATTGGTGAAGCGGTTGATGCTGGCAACCAGAAAGGAGACGCTTAA
- the sspA gene encoding stringent starvation protein SspA, whose product MAVAANKRSVMTLFSSASDMYSHQVRIVLAEKGVSVEVELVEEDNLPAELIELNPYKSVPTLVDRELALYNSKIIMEYLDERFPHPPLMPVYPVARGNSRLMMYRIERNWYSQVEKIINGTAEEAEAARNKLRNDLLTLGPVFAEYEYFMSEEFSLIDCYLAPLLWRLPVFGIELSGPGSKELKIYMSRVFERDSFLASLTEAEREMRLVR is encoded by the coding sequence ATGGCTGTAGCTGCCAATAAACGTTCTGTGATGACTCTATTTTCAAGTGCTTCAGATATGTATAGCCATCAGGTACGTATTGTTCTTGCTGAAAAAGGCGTGAGTGTTGAAGTTGAATTAGTAGAAGAAGATAACCTTCCTGCTGAGTTAATCGAACTGAATCCTTATAAGTCAGTACCAACTTTGGTTGACCGTGAACTTGCTTTGTACAACTCAAAAATCATCATGGAATATCTTGATGAGCGTTTTCCTCATCCACCATTGATGCCTGTTTACCCAGTTGCTCGTGGTAACAGTCGTTTGATGATGTACCGTATTGAACGTAATTGGTATTCTCAAGTAGAAAAAATCATTAATGGCACTGCGGAAGAAGCAGAAGCTGCACGTAATAAATTACGTAATGACCTACTGACTCTTGGCCCTGTGTTTGCTGAATACGAATACTTCATGAGTGAAGAGTTTAGCTTAATTGATTGCTACCTAGCTCCATTATTGTGGCGCTTACCTGTATTCGGTATCGAATTATCAGGCCCTGGTTCAAAAGAGCTGAAAATTTACATGAGCCGTGTATTTGAACGCGATTCATTCTTGGCTTCTCTAACAGAAGCAGAACGAGAAATGCGATTGGTTCGATAG
- the rpsI gene encoding 30S ribosomal protein S9: MAENQYYGTGRRKSSAARVFIKPGSGNIVINKRDLDTYFGRPTSRMVVKQPLELVDMVEKLDLYITVKGGGISGQAGAIRHGITRALMEYDETLRPALRAAGYVTRDARCVERKKVGLRKARRKPQFSKR, encoded by the coding sequence ATGGCAGAGAATCAATACTACGGCACTGGCCGTCGCAAAAGCTCAGCTGCTCGTGTTTTCATTAAACCAGGCAGCGGCAACATCGTAATCAACAAACGTGATCTAGACACCTACTTCGGTCGTCCAACTTCACGTATGGTTGTTAAACAACCTCTTGAACTAGTTGATATGGTTGAGAAACTTGACCTATACATCACTGTTAAAGGTGGTGGTATTTCTGGTCAAGCTGGTGCGATCCGTCACGGTATCACACGTGCTCTAATGGAATACGATGAAACTCTACGTCCTGCACTACGCGCAGCTGGCTACGTTACTCGCGACGCACGTTGCGTTGAACGTAAGAAAGTTGGTCTTCGTAAAGCACGTCGTAAACCACAATTCTCTAAGCGTTAA
- the sspB gene encoding ClpXP protease specificity-enhancing factor — protein sequence MDMDKMTPRRPYLVRAFYEWLSDNELTPHLVVDATMVGVRVPLEFVEDGQIILNVAPRAVGNLEMSNEAITFSARFSGRPHSVIVPMYAVQAIYARENGAGTMFEPEDGYELEVEKAQAAEEQQLSSLSSVDPEPEVKPQTTPQAEANQDAAPTKSKGRPSLTIVK from the coding sequence ATGGATATGGATAAGATGACGCCAAGACGTCCATATTTAGTTCGTGCTTTTTACGAATGGCTTTCTGATAACGAGTTAACGCCACATCTAGTGGTTGATGCCACTATGGTTGGTGTGCGTGTTCCGTTAGAATTTGTTGAAGATGGTCAAATCATTTTAAATGTTGCGCCGCGTGCGGTGGGCAATTTAGAAATGAGCAATGAAGCGATCACTTTTAGTGCTCGTTTCAGCGGTCGTCCTCATTCGGTGATTGTACCTATGTATGCGGTGCAAGCTATCTATGCCCGTGAAAATGGTGCCGGAACCATGTTTGAACCAGAAGATGGTTACGAACTTGAAGTCGAAAAAGCACAAGCGGCAGAAGAGCAACAATTGTCGTCTTTAAGTAGCGTTGATCCAGAGCCTGAGGTTAAGCCACAAACCACCCCTCAAGCCGAAGCAAATCAAGATGCTGCGCCGACAAAATCGAAAGGCCGTCCAAGCTTAACGATTGTAAAATAA
- a CDS encoding DMT family transporter — MTWIAFTVFAAFMQSWRNAFQSRLSSEVKTLGVTLARFLWASPIAAIYLSSLYLYQPAALPEFNPIFLSYIIAASLMQILATALMVLLFKQNNYAIGAGLAKSEALAAAILGVAFFGTSLTLLGWTGVFIGGVGIFLLSTSSGIKSLSIKTVLLGLACGCAFALTSLWVREASLALHLPFPYDAAWVLFLVISLQTIILLIYIGSTDPSTLNALWQRPKLTLLTSIASCLGSIGWFSAMSLQAVPYVKTLGQVEIFFTMLISFLWLKQKVAIKDGVGLTLVAVAAILVMWS, encoded by the coding sequence ATGACATGGATTGCATTTACCGTTTTCGCCGCTTTTATGCAATCTTGGCGCAACGCTTTTCAAAGCCGGTTATCTTCTGAAGTCAAAACCTTAGGCGTTACCCTCGCCCGCTTTTTATGGGCAAGTCCTATCGCTGCCATTTATTTAAGCTCGCTTTATCTTTATCAACCGGCAGCATTACCCGAATTTAACCCGATCTTTCTCAGCTATATTATTGCCGCATCATTAATGCAGATCCTAGCAACTGCCTTAATGGTATTACTGTTTAAGCAAAATAATTACGCTATTGGTGCCGGGCTGGCCAAAAGTGAAGCTTTAGCCGCCGCCATTTTAGGGGTCGCCTTTTTTGGTACCAGTTTAACGTTATTAGGATGGACAGGGGTGTTTATTGGTGGGGTTGGCATTTTTCTATTGAGTACCAGCAGCGGTATAAAGAGCCTGTCGATAAAAACCGTTTTACTTGGCCTTGCTTGTGGTTGTGCGTTTGCATTAACCTCACTATGGGTAAGAGAAGCCAGTTTGGCGCTGCATTTGCCGTTTCCCTATGACGCCGCATGGGTGTTGTTTTTGGTGATAAGCTTGCAAACCATCATCTTGCTTATCTATATCGGTTCTACTGATCCGAGTACGCTTAACGCATTGTGGCAACGCCCGAAACTGACACTACTCACCAGTATTGCCAGTTGCTTAGGTTCGATTGGGTGGTTTAGCGCAATGTCTTTACAGGCGGTTCCTTATGTCAAAACCTTGGGACAAGTCGAGATATTTTTCACCATGCTGATTTCATTTTTATGGCTAAAACAAAAGGTCGCCATTAAAGATGGCGTCGGATTAACTTTAGTCGCTGTCGCCGCGATTTTAGTGATGTGGAGCTAA
- the rplM gene encoding 50S ribosomal protein L13 codes for MKTFVAKPETVKRDWYVVDAEGKTLGRLASEIASRLRGKHKAEYTPHVDTGDYIIVVNAEKVAVTGNKAKGKIYYRHTEFPGGLKSISFEKLIDHKPEMAIELAVKGMLPRGPLGRAMYRKLKVYAGAEHNHVAQQPQVLDI; via the coding sequence ATGAAAACTTTCGTTGCTAAACCAGAAACTGTAAAACGTGACTGGTATGTTGTAGACGCTGAAGGTAAAACTCTTGGCCGTCTAGCAAGTGAAATTGCATCTCGCCTACGTGGCAAACATAAAGCTGAGTACACTCCTCACGTTGATACTGGTGATTACATCATCGTTGTAAACGCTGAGAAAGTAGCTGTTACAGGTAACAAAGCGAAGGGTAAAATCTATTACCGTCACACTGAGTTCCCTGGTGGTCTAAAATCAATCTCTTTTGAAAAGTTGATTGATCACAAACCAGAAATGGCAATTGAACTAGCTGTTAAAGGTATGCTACCACGTGGTCCTCTTGGCCGTGCTATGTACCGTAAGCTAAAAGTTTACGCTGGCGCTGAGCACAACCATGTTGCTCAACAACCACAAGTACTAGACATCTAA
- a CDS encoding cytochrome b encodes MQGLLDWVEKRLPVMDAYKKHLSEYPMPKNFNFWYIFGSLAMLVLVNQILTGIWLTMNYVPSGEGAFASVEYIMRDVEYGWLLRYMHSTGASAFFVVVYLHMFRGLIYGSYQKPRELLWIFGMLIFLVLMAEAFMGYLLPWGQMSYWGAQVIISLFGAIPVIGDDLTLWIRGDYVISGATLNRFFALHVIALPIVLLLLVVLHVLALHEVGSNNPDGIDTKIPKGPDDKGDHTTQFKFHKQYTSKYNIRDSIPFHPYGTVKDMVGIAGFFIFFSYVLFFNPEMGGYFLEPPNFEAANPLKTPEHIAPVWYFTPFYAILRAVPDKLLGVAAMGASILFLFLLPWFDRCKVRSFRYRSKWHLINIIQFTICFVALGILGTLPATALYTLLAQITSLGYFMFFILLFVYSKNEATKPLPERVTFK; translated from the coding sequence ATGCAAGGTTTATTAGATTGGGTAGAAAAACGTCTACCTGTGATGGATGCGTATAAAAAGCATTTATCTGAATACCCTATGCCGAAGAACTTCAACTTTTGGTACATTTTTGGTTCTCTGGCGATGCTGGTGTTGGTTAATCAGATCTTAACTGGGATCTGGCTCACCATGAACTACGTACCTTCTGGCGAGGGAGCGTTCGCCTCGGTTGAATACATCATGCGTGATGTTGAATACGGTTGGTTACTGCGCTACATGCACTCCACTGGTGCGTCAGCATTCTTTGTTGTGGTTTATCTGCACATGTTCCGTGGCCTTATTTATGGTTCATACCAAAAACCGCGTGAGTTATTGTGGATCTTCGGTATGTTGATCTTCTTGGTCTTAATGGCCGAAGCTTTTATGGGCTACTTACTACCTTGGGGGCAAATGTCTTACTGGGGCGCGCAGGTTATCATCTCGCTATTTGGGGCGATCCCTGTGATTGGTGATGATCTTACTCTTTGGATCCGTGGTGATTATGTTATCTCTGGTGCAACCCTAAACCGTTTCTTTGCTCTGCATGTTATTGCACTGCCGATTGTGTTGTTGTTATTGGTGGTGTTACACGTTCTTGCATTGCATGAAGTGGGTTCGAATAACCCTGATGGTATTGATACTAAAATACCAAAAGGTCCGGATGATAAAGGTGATCACACCACCCAGTTCAAATTCCATAAACAATACACCTCTAAATATAATATTAGAGATTCGATCCCGTTCCATCCGTATGGCACGGTAAAAGATATGGTGGGTATCGCCGGCTTCTTTATCTTCTTTAGTTATGTGTTGTTCTTTAACCCAGAGATGGGCGGTTATTTCCTTGAACCACCTAACTTTGAAGCAGCGAATCCATTGAAAACACCAGAGCATATTGCACCAGTGTGGTACTTCACTCCGTTCTACGCCATTTTGCGTGCGGTACCCGATAAGCTATTAGGTGTGGCCGCGATGGGGGCATCAATATTGTTCTTATTCTTACTGCCATGGTTTGATCGTTGTAAAGTACGCTCGTTCCGTTACCGTAGTAAATGGCATCTGATCAATATTATTCAGTTCACTATTTGTTTTGTGGCACTTGGAATTCTGGGAACCTTACCGGCGACTGCTCTATATACACTATTGGCGCAGATAACCAGTTTAGGTTATTTCATGTTCTTCATTTTATTGTTTGTTTACAGTAAAAATGAAGCAACCAAACCATTACCAGAAAGGGTGACATTCAAATGA
- the metA gene encoding homoserine O-acetyltransferase MetA translates to MPIKIPDQLPASDILRQERIFIMSESRATTQMIRPLKVLILNLMPKKIETETQFLRLLSNSPLQVDIELLRIDDRPSKNTPEEHLNNFYRQFDMVKNRNFDGLIITGAPLGLVQFEDVAYWEHLQTVMEWANNHVTSSLYVCWAAQAGLKLLYDLPKRTRKEKLSGVYQHDVINEFHPIVRGFDDSFLAPHSRYADFSPDYLSEHTDLDLLATSADAGVYLASTKDKRHVFVTGHPEYDAQTLHTEYSRDLAEGMDPAIPLNYYPNDNPDNKPIASWRSHGHLLFANWLNYCVYQQTPYDLEHFSLDKFTRDD, encoded by the coding sequence ATGCCTATTAAGATCCCCGATCAACTGCCGGCTTCCGATATATTACGTCAGGAACGGATTTTCATCATGTCAGAATCGCGGGCGACCACTCAGATGATCCGCCCTTTAAAAGTATTGATACTTAATCTCATGCCAAAGAAAATTGAGACGGAAACTCAATTTCTACGTTTGCTTTCAAATAGCCCGCTACAAGTGGATATCGAATTACTTAGAATCGATGATCGTCCAAGTAAAAACACCCCAGAAGAGCATTTAAATAACTTTTATCGCCAATTTGATATGGTGAAGAATCGTAATTTCGATGGTTTGATTATTACTGGCGCGCCACTTGGTTTGGTGCAGTTTGAAGATGTGGCATATTGGGAGCATTTACAAACCGTGATGGAGTGGGCGAATAATCATGTCACTTCAAGTTTGTATGTTTGTTGGGCGGCGCAAGCTGGGCTCAAGTTGTTGTATGATTTACCAAAACGTACCCGCAAAGAAAAGCTTTCGGGTGTTTATCAGCATGACGTTATTAACGAGTTTCACCCAATAGTCAGAGGGTTTGATGATTCGTTTTTAGCGCCACATTCTCGATATGCTGACTTTTCGCCGGATTACTTAAGCGAACATACCGATCTTGATTTATTGGCAACGTCAGCCGATGCTGGCGTGTATTTGGCCTCAACCAAAGATAAGCGTCACGTATTTGTGACCGGTCACCCTGAATACGATGCACAAACATTGCATACCGAATACAGCCGCGATTTAGCCGAAGGCATGGATCCTGCTATTCCCTTGAATTATTACCCGAATGATAATCCAGATAACAAACCGATCGCGAGCTGGCGAAGTCACGGACACTTGTTGTTTGCCAACTGGTTAAACTACTGTGTCTACCAACAAACCCCATACGATTTAGAGCATTTCTCGTTAGATAAATTTACCCGAGATGATTAA
- the zapG gene encoding Z-ring associated protein ZapG, with protein sequence MDFLYAAIGLLAGLIIGIIIARLMTPEYKKHKQLQKELEAAKFELEQHRQELSDHFSSAADMLDTLGKSYTKLYQHMAQTSTDLLPNVPQQDSPFISQSTEETSDTKADEISDVQPKDYANGATGVLKEQKKAVLQSPHLEKAS encoded by the coding sequence ATGGATTTTCTTTACGCTGCAATAGGCTTACTGGCAGGTCTTATCATCGGCATTATTATTGCCCGCCTAATGACACCTGAATACAAAAAACATAAGCAATTACAAAAAGAGCTAGAGGCCGCTAAATTCGAATTAGAGCAGCATCGCCAAGAGCTATCCGATCACTTCTCTAGTGCGGCTGACATGCTCGATACACTAGGCAAAAGCTACACTAAGCTTTATCAACACATGGCGCAAACCTCAACCGACTTGCTGCCCAATGTGCCACAACAAGACAGTCCATTTATTTCTCAATCAACGGAAGAAACAAGTGACACTAAAGCTGATGAAATCAGTGATGTGCAACCAAAAGACTATGCTAATGGCGCAACCGGTGTGTTGAAAGAGCAGAAAAAAGCGGTACTACAATCGCCACACTTAGAAAAGGCATCCTAA
- the degS gene encoding outer membrane-stress sensor serine endopeptidase DegS: MLKFLLRPILIGLATAIILLLAVPSLRPNLPNLFNKQPDVETIDAVNVSFSHAVHRAGPAVANIYSRQYVQGDHLKLKTQGLGSGVIVSDKGYIITNYHVVAKADQIVVALQDGRVSNAQLVGLDKQTDIAVLKVDMTNLPVIPQNPNYKAKIGDIVLAIGNPYNLGQTTTFGIISAIGRSSVSTDGRQAFIQTDAAINKGNSGGALVNTRGELVGINTASFQQATDLETYGISFAIPYALANKIMTKIIADGRVIRGYIGIDGQDMNAVAARLLGVEHTNGIIVLKVSPSGPAADAGLKEKDIIVSINNKKVVNSQSLMELITELRPGTHIELDILRDGKPLKLPLTVGEDPRD; the protein is encoded by the coding sequence ATGCTAAAATTTTTGCTGCGACCTATTCTTATTGGCCTAGCAACTGCCATCATTTTATTATTAGCGGTTCCCTCACTGCGTCCAAATCTACCTAATTTATTCAATAAACAACCTGACGTTGAAACCATTGATGCGGTTAATGTCTCTTTTAGCCATGCGGTGCACCGCGCCGGTCCTGCGGTAGCGAATATTTATAGCCGCCAATATGTCCAAGGCGATCACTTAAAATTAAAAACCCAAGGTCTAGGGTCTGGCGTTATTGTCAGTGACAAAGGCTATATTATTACCAATTACCATGTGGTGGCGAAAGCTGATCAAATCGTGGTTGCGCTGCAAGATGGCCGAGTCTCCAATGCCCAATTGGTTGGTTTAGATAAACAAACCGATATAGCCGTGCTGAAAGTGGATATGACTAACCTTCCAGTTATCCCACAAAATCCAAACTATAAAGCTAAGATTGGCGATATTGTGCTGGCAATTGGTAACCCGTATAACCTTGGTCAAACCACCACATTTGGGATTATTTCAGCCATTGGTCGCTCGTCGGTCAGCACCGATGGTCGCCAAGCCTTTATTCAGACCGATGCTGCAATTAACAAAGGCAATTCTGGTGGAGCGCTTGTGAATACTCGTGGTGAATTAGTGGGCATTAATACCGCCTCTTTCCAACAAGCCACCGATCTAGAGACCTATGGTATTTCCTTTGCCATCCCTTACGCCTTAGCCAATAAAATTATGACCAAAATTATTGCCGATGGCCGTGTGATCCGTGGTTATATTGGTATCGATGGTCAAGATATGAATGCCGTCGCGGCACGCTTACTTGGGGTAGAACATACGAACGGTATTATCGTACTGAAAGTGTCCCCTTCAGGTCCCGCCGCAGATGCCGGTTTAAAAGAAAAAGATATCATCGTCAGTATTAATAATAAGAAAGTGGTCAATAGCCAAAGCCTGATGGAACTGATAACCGAACTGCGCCCAGGTACTCATATTGAATTAGATATATTACGAGATGGTAAACCACTTAAATTACCGTTAACGGTCGGTGAAGATCCTAGAGATTAA
- the zapE gene encoding cell division protein ZapE: MTPKQKYQYDLEHCGYQHDSAQQFAVDKLDVLYHQLLEYVSSPVKKPNFFAKILGQAPKVLPPQGLYFWGGVGRGKTYLMDLFFDALPHSKKSRMHFHRFMLRVHDELGSLQNTSDPLEVVADRLKQEADIICFDEFFVSDITDAMILGTLFQALFARNMVLVATSNIPPKDLYRNGLQRARFLPAIELIEKNCIEVNVDSGVDYRLRTLQQAEIYHYPLDNQAAHNLNHYYLQLSRDECQQVQSIEVNHRNIEVMGVCDGVLLISFEQLCESARSQSDYIEISRLYHTVLVAGVKQMSRNNDDAARRFIAMVDEFYDRNVTLIISAEVKLEDLYLQGQLEFEFRRCQSRLVEMQSVDYLANEHLS, translated from the coding sequence ATGACGCCAAAACAAAAATACCAATACGATCTTGAGCATTGTGGCTATCAACACGACTCCGCTCAGCAATTTGCCGTCGACAAACTGGATGTTTTATATCACCAGTTACTAGAGTATGTATCGAGCCCAGTTAAAAAGCCCAACTTTTTTGCAAAAATCTTAGGTCAAGCGCCTAAGGTATTGCCACCGCAAGGTTTATATTTTTGGGGTGGCGTTGGGCGCGGCAAAACCTATTTAATGGATTTGTTTTTTGATGCGCTGCCACACTCTAAAAAGTCACGCATGCATTTTCACCGCTTTATGTTACGTGTGCATGACGAACTCGGCAGTTTGCAAAACACTAGCGATCCATTAGAAGTGGTTGCCGATCGATTAAAACAAGAAGCCGATATTATTTGTTTTGATGAGTTTTTCGTGTCCGATATTACCGATGCGATGATTTTAGGTACGCTATTTCAAGCATTATTCGCTCGTAATATGGTTTTGGTGGCCACGTCGAATATTCCGCCCAAAGATTTATATCGTAATGGTTTGCAACGAGCGCGCTTCTTACCCGCGATTGAGTTGATTGAAAAAAACTGTATAGAAGTGAATGTAGATAGTGGGGTCGATTACCGTTTAAGAACCTTACAACAAGCTGAGATCTATCATTACCCGCTAGATAACCAAGCGGCGCATAACCTGAATCATTATTATTTGCAGTTAAGTCGAGATGAATGTCAGCAAGTGCAAAGTATCGAGGTTAATCATCGCAATATTGAGGTGATGGGTGTGTGTGATGGCGTGTTATTGATTAGCTTTGAGCAATTGTGTGAAAGCGCGCGTAGCCAATCAGATTATATTGAAATCTCTCGTCTGTATCACACTGTATTAGTAGCAGGGGTTAAGCAAATGAGTCGCAACAATGATGATGCAGCTCGGCGCTTTATCGCGATGGTGGATGAGTTTTATGATCGCAATGTTACCTTGATTATTTCTGCTGAAGTTAAGCTTGAAGATTTATATTTACAAGGTCAGTTAGAATTTGAATTCCGCCGCTGTCAATCTCGTCTGGTTGAGATGCAGAGCGTCGATTATCTTGCAAATGAGCATTTGTCCTAA